The uncultured Campylobacter sp. nucleotide sequence ATTTCGCACGCGCGGAATAATGTGTATTTTGCCGTAGGGGTGCATCCATACGAGATAGATTCTTTCGATATGGAGGTGCTGAAGCGGTATGCTGACGATCCCAAATGCGTGGGCGTTGGCGAATGCGGTCTTGATTATTTCAGACTTAAGCAGCAAGAGAGCAAGGAAACCAAAGCCTTAGAAATCTCCCGCCAAAAAGACGCTTTCATCTCACAAATCGATCTAGCAACACAACTTCAAAAACCACTTATAGTCCATATCCGAGAAGCAAACGAAGATAGCTTTGGAATTCTAAAAGATCGTGCCGGCGATTTATGCGGTGGTGTTTTGCACTGCTTCAATGCCAGCAAGCTTTTGCTAGGTCTTAGCGAATACGGATTTTACTTCGGTATCGGCGGAGTTTTGACATTCAAAAATGCAAAAAACTTAGCTGAGATCTTACCGCAAATTCCGCAAG carries:
- a CDS encoding TatD family hydrolase encodes the protein MIIDTHCHLDDASFDADLDAVIERATIAGVRSIIIPGADVADLDKACEISHARNNVYFAVGVHPYEIDSFDMEVLKRYADDPKCVGVGECGLDYFRLKQQESKETKALEISRQKDAFISQIDLATQLQKPLIVHIREANEDSFGILKDRAGDLCGGVLHCFNASKLLLGLSEYGFYFGIGGVLTFKNAKNLAEILPQIPQERLLIETDAPYLTPHPHRGERNEPAFTRLVVEKVAEILSLSVEEVEAITTQNACRLFGDKIKGEI